AGTGGTGCTGAGTGTGACGCGCTCAACTGCTGCTTTAACGGACAGCAGTGCTACTATGGGAAGGCGGGTAAGAGTGTTGAGTCAATGTGAAGGGTTTCCTGTTAAACTTCTCTTCAGCAATAACCTGCTCTCTTACCCTGTTCCCGTGACTGTCCAGTGTATAAGAGATGGTCAGTTTGTGGTAGTGGTGGCTAGAGATGTTACTCTGCCTCGATTGAGCCTGGATTCAGTCCGTCTCCTGGGTGGAAATGACCCAccttgcagtcctgtgggatccaCACCTTCCTTTGCTATATACCAGTTCCCTGTCACTGCATGTGGCACGAGCATGATGGTGGGTAGCTGCTTGTGCTTCTGTTCTGCTTAGAAAAGGACTGGATGCCAACAGTTACTATTTGCAGGAGGATGGTGGCTATGTGGTGTATGAAAACAGGATGACCTCCTCGTATGAAGTGGGTGTCGGACCGCTTGGTTCCATcacaagggacagccattttgagTAGGTGCTTTTTACACTTGTAGCACTTGTCAAGTATTAACATTTATGCTAAAGCTCCCTGTTTGTTGTACAGGCTTCTCTTCCAGTGTAGGTACTCTGGTACTTCTGTGGAAGCTCTGGTTGTGGAGGTCAACACTGTTCCTGCACCTCCACCAGTAGCTGCTTCTGGACCCCTCAGGGTGGAGCTTAGACTGGCAAATGGTCAATGTGTCACCAAAGGCTGTGCAGAAGGCAAGTGTCTGTCCAAGTATGGAGGATTTTCTACAACTCCAGGTTGCAGCAGTTTCTGTTTAAATGCTGCGTTCTTCCTCAGGGGACGAGGCGTACACCTCTTACTACAGTGATGCTGATTATCCGGTCACAAAAGTCCTGCGGGAGCCGGTGTTTGTTGAGGTGCGGGTTTTGGAGAGGACTGACCCCAACATTGTCCTGATGCTGGGACGTTGCTGGGCGACATCAACCCCCAGTCCACTCAGTCTACCCCAGTGGGACCTTCTGGTCGATGGGTGAGTAAGGCTGGTCTTCATCCAGCTAGTGTGCTGTAAGGCCTTTCTGACTGCCCCTTTGCCTTCCAGATGCCCTTACCGGGATGACCGTTACCTGACCACACTGGTTCCGGTGGCTGGATCTTCTGGTCTTCAGTTCCCAACCCACTACAAGCGCtttgttgtgaagatgtttACATTTGTGGATCCAGCATCACTGGCTCCTCTGCAGGAAACCGTATGCTCCACAGCCTTGCCTGAACCCTTAATATTAGTCTTTTTATAGTGGTTTCTGTGGCTTGACCCTTTTCCCCCTCTGTTAGATCTTCATCCACTGTAGTACAGCGGTGTGCCATCCCTCTTCTGGCTCCTGTGAGCAAAGCTGTGCTAGGAAAAGTGAGTGCTAGCTGTAAACTGACTTCAGGAACCATGAGAATTTGGTTTTTAAATGCCCCTCAATTCTACCATTTCTCTTCCAGGAAGAGATGCTGATGTCAAGACAATCTCTAGTGGACAAACTGTGGTGTCTAGTGGAGAAGTTACTCTGGTCATG
This region of Pseudorasbora parva isolate DD20220531a chromosome 6, ASM2467924v1, whole genome shotgun sequence genomic DNA includes:
- the LOC137079543 gene encoding zona pellucida sperm-binding protein 4-like, with translation MLQQTDQRLQKQASQSPQWVQQQASQQVQKPASQSPQWVQQQASQQVQKPASQSPQWVQQQASQQVQKPASQSPQWVQQQASQSPQWVQQQASQQQVQPKQPVVQAEPLDKCAVADYEQIQCGPAGTSGAECDALNCCFNGQQCYYGKAVTVQCIRDGQFVVVVARDVTLPRLSLDSVRLLGGNDPPCSPVGSTPSFAIYQFPVTACGTSMMEDGGYVVYENRMTSSYEVGVGPLGSITRDSHFELLFQCRYSGTSVEALVVEVNTVPAPPPVAASGPLRVELRLANGQCVTKGCAEGDEAYTSYYSDADYPVTKVLREPVFVEVRVLERTDPNIVLMLGRCWATSTPSPLSLPQWDLLVDGCPYRDDRYLTTLVPVAGSSGLQFPTHYKRFVVKMFTFVDPASLAPLQETIFIHCSTAVCHPSSGSCEQSCARKRRDADVKTISSGQTVVSSGEVTLVM